TAACCCCTTTTATATTTTAGGAGGTGTTTTATATTTTAAAAATTATTTTTATAACAATTTTATGCCTGGGTGGGGTTATTAAGGATATTAAAACTATGCTTATACCAAAATGGGTGACAACAACCTTGTTTATTACAGGCGTAGGGATACATTCATATAAACTAGGTTTTTCAGGAGCCATTAACTCCTTGGCAGGGGCATTGTCCTTTGCCATCTTTGTTTTTATCTTATGCCGCCTACCTGGACTTATTAATCCCAACGCCATTAAAAGACTTGGTGGCGGAGACTATAAACTTGCCTTAGGTTGTGGAGCTTGGGTAGGCCAAGAGAATGTATGGATACTAATGGCCATCTATACATATCTTTATGCCCTCATCAAAATAGTACAGTATTTACTTTCGATCAAAAGATCCGGTGGAAGAATCATTGGAAATTTAGTAGCAGATTTAAAAGCTGAGGTCTATGGTTATGGGACACCCCACCGAGAGGCCTTTGCACCTTACTTGGCTGCCCCCTTTCTACTAACCATGTATGCATTGGAATTTTACAACTGGAGGTGGTTCTGATGTTAATTACCTTAAAAAAATGTTTAAAAAATCAAAAAGGGGTTCACAGCCTTATTGTTATTCTGATGGAACTTGCTTTGGTAGTAGCAGTGGTTGGTTTCATAGTCTACAATAACCTGGAACCTGATACTGGTGATACTCACCAAAAATTTGTTAACAAAACCAAAGATATTATTGAAAGTGGGTATTAATTATGGGTAATTTCATAGCCACACTTATAGTAATATCCATTCTTTTATTCCCTTTGGTACAACAGTCAGATGACTATGTACTGCAAGCTAAACACCAAATAGCCACACACATCATGCACAGATATCTTGACCGCATGAGAATAGAAGGTAGGCTATCTACGGGCGACGAAAATGAAATAAAAAGCAAGCTAAATAATGTTAATTGTAAAATTGACTCGGATACCAACACATACATTAATGCCAATGCAAAAGAAAGATTATTGCAACCTAGAATACTGAGGGGAACCGAAACTATAGACAGTGAATTAACTTTGGAAATAAAATGTCGTCCAGAACCTCAGCCATTTAAACCAAGAAGTTTAGTTGGTGGCACATCTACACCGGTTTATATCAAGGTGGGAGGCAAAGAATTAAGTGAAAGGATTGATCCGTAATGAGAGGGGCAGTTGGCCCCTTGTTTATACACTGATAGTTTTCCCTTTAATGATGCTCCTTTGGGTATCTAATAACACTCAAATACATTCAACTACCGCCAGTGATCTTGATATACAGCCTGCCTTAGCATTGGCTGCCAGGTCTGCCGCTGGTCAGGTTGTACCGGTAAGTAACGCTTCCAACAACCCCCGTGTCCATGCAGATAATGCTCATAGCACATTCAAGAAAATTCTAGCCAAAAACCTTGGGCTAGATGAAGTAACACTTAACCCTTTGCCAGGTTCCAACATTAAACGTCCAGATTATACCTTTGTGGTCTACAATGTGGACGAAACTTTTAACATTGATGGAGCTAATGGTGGCAAGGTGTATAAATTTCAAAACGGTATATTAAATACATTTACCTTTTCACCTACTGGAACGTCATATTTATTTGGGGTAGATAACGCTAACATAAGTCCTGGGGTAGCTGGCACATTAAAATGTAAGATGGATTCCCCCGGGGTAGTGGTATCTATGAGTGCGGAACTTAATCGGGTAATGGGTAAAGACCCGATTATTGTGAACCGTTGGGCTGCTGCTAAATTAGTAAAGGTAAATTAACAGAGAGGAGTGACCTATATAAATAACTACATTAATCAGCAAATTGAAAAGATGCTTCTTATACTTGGAACAGTGTTAGCAGGAGTTGCGGCTGCCGTTCCACTGACATCTACAGCACTGTTTAGTACAGATACTTGGTGGCATTTGGCTACCGGTAAATGGATCTGGGAGAACAAAGCAATACCCAGAAATGACCCTTTCTCCTGGAGTCTCCCAGGTGCAGACTGGACAGCCCATGAGTGGTTGTTTGAATTGTTACTATACCCTTTTTCTGGAACTACCTATGGGGTAATTATATTTTGTGCTGTGCCAGTAATAGCAAATATATTTTTGTTTTGGAAACTTGTCAAAAGAACTAAACCTCTAATGACTGGTCTGATACTTGCAGTTTCCGCAACGATGCTATACCCAGGGCTAACGGCTAGACCTCAGCTATATGATTACTTGTTTTTCACACTAATGATTTATCTTTATAAAGAAAATAAATGGCTTTATACTATACCAGTAGTAATACTGGTTTGGGCCAATATGCATAGTGCAGTCTTACTTGGTGTTGGTTTAACCATTTTTTTCTTAGTTCTTAGTTTGATACCATCCTTCAGGGTTGGATTGATAGTCCATGAACCTATTGGGGACAGGAACACCTACTTCAAAATAGCTGTTATTTCAATTTTGGCCTCCCTATGCACCCCCTGGGGCTATAACCTATACGGATATGTTTGGCACACCATTAGTGATGATATCTTTGCTAAATATATAACAGAATGGATGTCCCCACCGTTGGGGATTCCTTTAATAAAATATACAACAATTGCTGTAGCCACCCTAGTTCTGGGTGGCATATCTATTTATAGCAGGTCGGTTAATCTATATACTGTTCTACTATGCGGAGGGTTGTTTTATTTAACCCTTTCTGGTTTTAGATACTATACACTATTAGGAATTGCTTTAACTACTCTCCTGGGGGAAATATGGGCATCTGATAGGCAAAATAACCGGGGATTAGCTGCCATAGGTGTGACACTAGGAATATTAATTGGTACATTGGTTGGAGGTATTCCTAAAGATTATGAGCAAGTAGCAATGAGGGAAAATTATCCTGTAGCAGCCGTAAATCATTTAGGCCAACGAACCCTTAATCCTTACGATTG
This genomic interval from Desulforamulus reducens MI-1 contains the following:
- a CDS encoding prepilin peptidase gives rise to the protein MFYILKIIFITILCLGGVIKDIKTMLIPKWVTTTLFITGVGIHSYKLGFSGAINSLAGALSFAIFVFILCRLPGLINPNAIKRLGGGDYKLALGCGAWVGQENVWILMAIYTYLYALIKIVQYLLSIKRSGGRIIGNLVADLKAEVYGYGTPHREAFAPYLAAPFLLTMYALEFYNWRWF